CGACGAAATAGGTACCGTCGGCGACGAGCTGGCTGTCGAGACCCATGATCGAGAACGATGCGGCGACCTGTTGCGGCGTCAGGAACGGCTTGAGGAGTTCGCCGATGGCGGCGTTCATCAGCGGTTTCAGGACGGCAAGGTCGGCGGCGGTGGCGAGTCGGTGGGTGAAGGGCATGGCGGCGCCTTTTTACCTCCCCGCAAGGGGGAGGTGAAAGGAGCCTCAAATCCTGAACGTCAGATCCACCGAGCCGAACTGATCGGGCGACGGCTGGGTATCGAACTCCTTGGTCCGGAAGACATGGGTGAAGGACAGCCGCGCGCCGCCGAGCTGCACCGCCGCGCCGACCTGCACGTCGCCGACCAGGATGCGCTTGTCGACGCTGCGGCTGGTCTCGAAGGTGTTGCCGTCGAGGAAGATGTTGCGCCCCACCGCGCGCCCGTCGACACCGCCGAAGAGATAGGCGCTGATCGCGCCGTTCGGCTCGAAGAAGCTGCTGCCCGGCAGGCTTGGCTCCAGCCGCGGCGGACCGAAATCGTCGGGCAGGTTGATGCCCACCCGCGCCATCGCGCCGGCGTTCAGATAGTCATACGCATTGCCTGCCGCGAAGCCGATATGCGGCTCCAGGTCGAAGAACAGCCCGAACACCGATTTCGGCGGAATGAGCTTCCAGCTGCGCTCGTAGAAGACGTTGGCGATCGGCTCGCCGCGCAGCTGATAGTGCCAGCCCAGCGCCTTATGGTCGCCGATGACCGTGTGCACCCAGTTCTGCGCGTCTTCCGCCAGCGAGGACGGCCCGACGATGCCCAGTTCGAGCTGCGCCTGGTCGAGATGGGTGTCGGACTTCGAGAGGATGCCGAGGCCGACATAGAGATAGCCGGCGTAAGGCCGGTCGGTAGGGTCGGGCACGACCAGCCCGGTGCGCCGCGGCGTGAAGATGTCCTGTCCCAGCTGATAGTTCGTGCGCACTTCGCCCTTGGCGCCGAAGAAGGGCAGGTGATGCGCGAAATTCTCCAGCCAGCCGGGGGTGTCCTGCGGCGCGGTCGTGTAGGACAGCGCGATGCCGTTGGAATAGTGCTGGTCGGTGTTGAAGAAGATGTCGTTCTCGAACTGGAGCGACAGGGCACCGGAGCGCGTGTCGGCGGGGTCTTTCGCGGCGGCGGCCTGCGGCAAGCCGGCCGCCAGCATGGCCAGTGTGGTACCGAACAGGATTTTACGCATATGAGAGCCCCTTCGCGTTCCTTCGGGAACGTCGCTGACAAGCTGTCGGTTGCCTGCCCGGTCATTTCGCCGCGCCTCTAGCTGTTGGTCGGCGCTCCGGTGGCTTCCCCGAGCGAGGGCTGTGGGGTCGGATCGCGCATGTCCTCGGGCGCGGCCGGCGGCGCATTCGCCGCCTGTGCCAGACGGGCGAACCACCCGCCCTGTCTCGCCAGTTGCTGGGGCGGCCCGCTCTCCGCGACCAGACCGGCGTCCAGCACGATCACCTGGTCGGCATCGCGTACCATCGAGTAGCGATGTGCGATGACCAGCGTCGTGCGGCCCCGGCGCAGCGCCGCGATCGCCTTGCCGATCTCCTGCTCCGTCGCGTAGTCGAGATTGGCCGTCGCCTCGTCGAGCAGCAGGATTTTCGGCGCTCCGACCAGCACACGCGCGATCTGCACCCGCTGGCGTTCGCCGACGGAGAGGCCGAGGCCGCGTTCGCCCACTTGCGTCCGCAAGCCTGGCGTGAAGCGCTCCAGCGCCGGACCGAGACCCGCTCCCAGTGCCGCGCGCTGGACATCGGCGTCGGAGGCTTCGGGCCTGGTGTAACGGATGTTGTCGGCCAGCGTGCCGCTGAACAGCGCGCCGTCCGCCGTGACGACACCGATCTCCCGGCGCAACGCTGCCGGTTCGACGGTGTGGAGCGCCACACCGTTCAGCAGGATCTCACCCGATGAGGGCTCGTAGAGCCGCAGCAGCAGATCGGCCGTGGTGGTCTTGCCGGCGCCGGACGGTCCGACGATGGCCGTCACCTGGTCACCCCGCGCCAGGAAGGACACGCCGCGCAGAACCTCGCGCTCCGGCGCATAGCCGAAGCGCACGTCGCGGAATTCCACGCTGCCGTCGCCGTGCGGGAACGGCACGCCGCCGGCTTCCTCCTCGCCGGTCGCCAGCAGCACCGCGGCGCGCCCGATCTTCGCGAAGCGGTCCTGCAGTGCGGTGATCGCGCTGGTGAGCTGATCGATGGGATTGTAGATGAGATCGAGATAGGCGACGAACATCACGACGTCGCCCGGCGTGAGCTGGTGCGTGAGCACCTTCCAGCCGCCATAAGCCAGCACCAGCGCCTGTCCGACATGCACGCAGGCCACCTGCCAGAGCAGATAGCGGTTTTGCACCTGGACGCGTTCGAGATGATCGCGGAACGCGGCGCCGGCGACGCCGTCGAAGGCCCGGACGTGCTGCGCCTCGGCGCCCGCGAGCTTGACCGTCTTGATCGCGCCCAGCGGTTCCTGGATCGCGGCGCCCACCGTCTCCCAGCGTTCATAGTAGTCGTCGAGCCCGACCTGGAAGCGGCGTGCCATTCGGCTGGAGATCCACAGATAGGCAGGCAGGGTCGCGAGCGCCACGAGGGTCAGGGACCAATGCTGCGTGATCATGATGGCGAAGGCGCCGGCAACGCGCGCGAATTCCGGAAAGATGTCCTTGGCCAGCGTCGTAATCACCGGCGAAACCTGGTCGGTCAGGTCGACCTGCTTGGCGATGGCGCCGCTCGACCGGTTCGAGAAGAAACGCAAGGGCAGGTGCAGCACATGGCGCAGGGCCTGCACCATGATGCCTTGCTCGATCGCCGAGCCGGTGCGCGCGGCGAGATTGTCGGCGGCGAGCGCAAAATAGCGCGAGCCGAGATTGACCAGCAGCAACAGGCCGATCGCCAGGAACAGCGTGCGCGCCGCTTGGTCGGGCGTGCGTGGCTCGACATGGCCGCGGCGATGCGCATGGCTGGTGTCGATCGCCACGCTGGGGTCGTCGAGCGCATCGCGCGTCGCCGAGAAGACATAAAGGCCCGACAGGTCGTTCACCACGACCCGATAGACCAGCGGCTGAATCAGGCTGGCGCTTGCGCCGAGGAAGGCGAACACGACGACCCGGGCCAAGGCGCGCCGGTTCCGCCGAATCCAATCTGCCAGCAACCGCAGCGCGGGCGAACGCGCCGCTCCGGCAGCGGCCAGCTCGCCGGTATCGCTCACAGGGATGTCGCGGGCTTTCGCATCCGGTGAATCCTTACAAGAAGTTCATCGGATCGCCATGCGCATCTCTCCGGATGCGGTCTGTGACCGAATCCGCCTTCCGCGAGATCATGCCTTGACCCGGGAACGCCCCTCAGTATATTGCGCGGCTCCCGAAGAATCCCGGTTCTTCAGGAAAACACTCATTTTCAAGGACTTAAGGTCATGTTCGCGGTTATCCGCACCGGCGGCAA
The nucleotide sequence above comes from Rhizomicrobium sp.. Encoded proteins:
- a CDS encoding lipid A deacylase LpxR family protein — translated: MRKILFGTTLAMLAAGLPQAAAAKDPADTRSGALSLQFENDIFFNTDQHYSNGIALSYTTAPQDTPGWLENFAHHLPFFGAKGEVRTNYQLGQDIFTPRRTGLVVPDPTDRPYAGYLYVGLGILSKSDTHLDQAQLELGIVGPSSLAEDAQNWVHTVIGDHKALGWHYQLRGEPIANVFYERSWKLIPPKSVFGLFFDLEPHIGFAAGNAYDYLNAGAMARVGINLPDDFGPPRLEPSLPGSSFFEPNGAISAYLFGGVDGRAVGRNIFLDGNTFETSRSVDKRILVGDVQVGAAVQLGGARLSFTHVFRTKEFDTQPSPDQFGSVDLTFRI
- a CDS encoding ABC transporter ATP-binding protein, producing MSDTGELAAAGAARSPALRLLADWIRRNRRALARVVVFAFLGASASLIQPLVYRVVVNDLSGLYVFSATRDALDDPSVAIDTSHAHRRGHVEPRTPDQAARTLFLAIGLLLLVNLGSRYFALAADNLAARTGSAIEQGIMVQALRHVLHLPLRFFSNRSSGAIAKQVDLTDQVSPVITTLAKDIFPEFARVAGAFAIMITQHWSLTLVALATLPAYLWISSRMARRFQVGLDDYYERWETVGAAIQEPLGAIKTVKLAGAEAQHVRAFDGVAGAAFRDHLERVQVQNRYLLWQVACVHVGQALVLAYGGWKVLTHQLTPGDVVMFVAYLDLIYNPIDQLTSAITALQDRFAKIGRAAVLLATGEEEAGGVPFPHGDGSVEFRDVRFGYAPEREVLRGVSFLARGDQVTAIVGPSGAGKTTTADLLLRLYEPSSGEILLNGVALHTVEPAALRREIGVVTADGALFSGTLADNIRYTRPEASDADVQRAALGAGLGPALERFTPGLRTQVGERGLGLSVGERQRVQIARVLVGAPKILLLDEATANLDYATEQEIGKAIAALRRGRTTLVIAHRYSMVRDADQVIVLDAGLVAESGPPQQLARQGGWFARLAQAANAPPAAPEDMRDPTPQPSLGEATGAPTNS